Proteins from a genomic interval of Polaribacter sp. Q13:
- a CDS encoding anthranilate synthase component I family protein, with the protein MQRTIRTFSIDNIIEFKNNLLSWAQQFETIIWLDSNNYHQKYASFDGALAADDFTSIKTDYYNAFEKLKEYQTITKDYIFGYITYDVKNDVEQLSSINFDGLDFADLYFFQPKKLVFIKGNSAEFHYLRMVDDEIEDDFKEILKSKNPTIQPTKSNIKIKLRIHKDEYHAKVTKVLEHIHRGDIYEANFCQEFYAENATINPVEVYKHLNQISEPPFASFLKLDDKYALCASPERYLKKEGTKIISQPIKGTAKRLVSEFDDAQLALDLTRDEKERAENVMIVDLVRNDLSKTAKIGSVKVEELCKVYSFKQVHQLISTVVSEVEKNTHPIDVLQSTFPMGSMTGAPKVSAMNIIEDLEETKRGLYSGTIGYFTPENNFDFNVIIRSILYNEAEKYISYSVGGAITAKSVVEKEYEECLLKAKAMKYVLMNSK; encoded by the coding sequence ATGCAAAGAACAATTCGCACTTTCTCTATTGATAATATCATTGAATTCAAAAACAATTTATTGTCTTGGGCACAACAATTTGAAACCATTATTTGGTTAGATTCTAATAACTATCATCAAAAATATGCTAGTTTCGATGGTGCTTTGGCAGCAGATGATTTTACCTCTATTAAAACAGATTATTACAATGCTTTTGAGAAGCTAAAAGAATACCAAACCATTACCAAAGATTATATTTTTGGCTATATTACGTACGACGTTAAAAATGATGTAGAACAACTTTCCTCTATCAATTTTGACGGTTTAGATTTTGCAGATTTATACTTCTTTCAACCTAAAAAACTTGTTTTTATTAAAGGAAATTCTGCCGAGTTTCATTATTTAAGAATGGTGGATGATGAGATTGAAGATGATTTTAAAGAGATTCTTAAATCTAAAAATCCAACAATCCAACCAACGAAAAGTAACATCAAAATAAAACTAAGAATTCATAAAGATGAATATCATGCTAAAGTAACTAAAGTTTTAGAACATATTCATAGAGGCGATATTTACGAAGCCAATTTTTGCCAAGAATTTTATGCAGAAAACGCTACCATAAATCCGGTTGAAGTTTACAAACACCTCAACCAAATTTCCGAACCACCTTTTGCTTCTTTTTTAAAATTAGATGATAAATACGCCTTATGTGCATCTCCAGAAAGATATCTTAAAAAAGAAGGTACTAAAATAATTTCTCAACCTATAAAAGGAACTGCGAAAAGATTGGTTAGCGAATTTGATGATGCTCAATTAGCTTTAGACTTAACGAGAGATGAAAAAGAACGGGCAGAAAATGTAATGATTGTAGACTTGGTTAGAAACGACCTCTCTAAGACAGCAAAAATAGGCAGTGTAAAAGTAGAAGAATTATGCAAAGTGTACTCTTTTAAACAAGTGCATCAATTAATTTCTACCGTAGTTTCTGAAGTTGAAAAAAACACGCACCCAATAGATGTGCTTCAAAGCACTTTTCCGATGGGCAGTATGACGGGAGCTCCAAAAGTTTCTGCCATGAACATTATTGAAGATTTAGAAGAAACCAAACGCGGTTTATACTCCGGAACTATCGGTTACTTTACCCCAGAAAACAATTTTGACTTTAATGTAATTATAAGAAGCATCTTATATAATGAAGCAGAAAAATACATCTCCTACTCTGTTGGAGGTGCTATTACAGCAAAATCTGTTGTAGAAAAAGAATATGAAGAATGTTTGCTAAAAGCAAAAGCAATGAAATATGTTTTAATGAATTCTAAGTAA
- the tilS gene encoding tRNA lysidine(34) synthetase TilS, with product MQQKLSDHLNKNLPFLKDKKLLIAISGGIDSVVLAHLLSALNFNISLAHCNFNLRGKESDLDEEFVRELGKKQNINTFVTHFKTEEFAKENKQSTQIAARNLRYDWFNELIKKHQFDYILTAHHADDNLETFLINLTRGAGLDGLTGIPEINGNIVRPLLKFSRNDILTFVKENNISWREDKSNASTKYIRNKIRHQILPVLKEINPSLLETFAKTSEHLKESQQIIEDKIGEISNEITTTENNILKIDVSKVEKLSNPKAYLYQLLKDYNFTEWDDVSNLLSAQSGKQIHSKTHTLLKDRGFLLLAKKDFSTAPEMTTEINENTTLITQPIHLKLETVEEKSTENKQTIYVDKQRLQFPLKLRKWQDGDFFYPAGMTGKKKLSKYFKDEKFSLLQKQNTWLLCNNDNAIIWVVGHRKDKRFIVNQQTTTHFKISVF from the coding sequence ATGCAACAAAAACTCTCTGATCACCTCAACAAAAACCTTCCTTTTTTAAAGGATAAAAAACTATTAATCGCCATTTCTGGCGGAATAGATTCTGTGGTTTTAGCACATCTTTTATCCGCATTAAATTTTAATATTTCTTTAGCGCATTGTAACTTTAACCTTAGAGGAAAAGAAAGTGATTTAGATGAAGAATTTGTAAGAGAATTAGGAAAAAAACAAAACATTAATACTTTTGTAACCCATTTTAAAACTGAAGAATTTGCTAAAGAAAACAAACAATCTACACAAATTGCAGCCAGAAACTTACGCTATGATTGGTTTAATGAACTGATTAAAAAACACCAATTCGATTATATTTTAACAGCACATCATGCAGATGATAATTTAGAAACTTTTCTAATTAATTTAACGCGTGGCGCTGGTTTAGATGGTTTAACTGGTATTCCGGAAATTAACGGAAATATTGTACGTCCGCTTTTAAAATTTTCTAGAAATGATATTTTAACGTTTGTAAAAGAAAACAATATTTCTTGGCGAGAAGATAAAAGTAATGCCTCTACAAAATACATCAGAAATAAAATTAGACATCAGATTCTTCCTGTTTTAAAAGAAATTAACCCAAGTTTGTTAGAAACCTTTGCTAAAACATCCGAACATTTAAAAGAAAGTCAGCAAATAATTGAAGATAAAATTGGTGAAATTTCTAACGAAATCACAACAACAGAAAATAACATTTTAAAGATTGATGTTTCTAAAGTTGAAAAATTATCGAACCCGAAGGCTTATTTATATCAGCTTTTAAAAGACTATAATTTTACAGAATGGGACGATGTTTCTAATTTACTTTCTGCACAATCTGGAAAACAAATTCACTCTAAAACACATACATTATTAAAAGATAGAGGTTTTTTATTACTTGCTAAAAAAGATTTCTCGACTGCGCCAGAAATGACTACTGAAATAAACGAAAATACAACCTTAATTACCCAACCAATTCATTTAAAATTAGAAACCGTAGAAGAAAAATCAACAGAAAATAAACAAACCATTTATGTTGATAAACAACGTTTACAATTCCCTTTAAAACTTAGGAAATGGCAAGACGGAGATTTCTTCTATCCTGCAGGAATGACTGGAAAAAAGAAATTAAGCAAATATTTTAAAGATGAAAAATTTTCACTTTTACAAAAACAAAACACTTGGTTACTTTGTAATAATGACAATGCCATTATTTGGGTTGTAGGACATCGAAAAGATAAACGCTTTATAGTAAACCAACAAACCACAACACATTTTAAAATATCTGTTTTTTAA
- a CDS encoding DNA/RNA non-specific endonuclease, producing the protein MKKKQVLSIIAIIILVAVLGSEELLDAKKENGIIENGKIPKATTNQYFLPTSTTNQVVHHQNYSLSYNEKYEQAEWVAYELKASDLSSTNYKRPYFEIDNAVKTKAANWRNYKKSGYDKGHLCPAADRRFSKEAHDETFLTSNISPQEHKFNAGVWNRLEQKVRYWAKKNDGVFVITGGVLENNLKTIGSEAVAVPNQFYKVILDKTNGRVKMLAFLMPHKESNLPLYKFVVSVDKIEAITGIDFFKELDDTTENKLESSSSYKNWSF; encoded by the coding sequence TTGAAAAAAAAACAAGTACTATCCATCATAGCCATTATCATATTAGTAGCTGTTTTAGGTTCTGAAGAACTATTAGATGCTAAAAAAGAAAATGGTATCATAGAAAACGGTAAAATTCCTAAAGCGACTACAAACCAATATTTTCTACCAACAAGTACTACTAATCAAGTGGTGCATCATCAAAACTATTCGTTATCCTATAATGAAAAATACGAACAAGCAGAATGGGTTGCTTACGAGTTAAAAGCATCCGATTTAAGTAGTACAAATTACAAAAGACCTTATTTTGAAATTGATAATGCCGTAAAAACCAAAGCAGCAAATTGGCGTAATTATAAAAAATCGGGTTACGATAAAGGGCATTTATGTCCTGCAGCAGACAGACGTTTTTCAAAGGAAGCACATGATGAAACCTTTTTAACAAGTAATATTAGCCCGCAAGAACACAAGTTTAATGCAGGTGTTTGGAACAGATTAGAACAGAAAGTCCGTTATTGGGCAAAGAAAAACGATGGAGTTTTTGTAATAACAGGTGGCGTTTTAGAAAACAATTTAAAAACGATTGGAAGTGAAGCAGTTGCTGTGCCAAATCAATTTTATAAAGTAATCTTAGACAAAACGAATGGTAGGGTAAAAATGTTGGCTTTTTTAATGCCTCATAAAGAATCTAATTTGCCTTTATATAAATTTGTAGTTTCCGTAGATAAGATAGAAGCTATAACGGGTATCGATTTCTTTAAAGAATTAGATGATACTACCGAAAATAAGTTAGAAAGTTCTAGTAGTTATAAAAACTGGAGTTTTTGA
- a CDS encoding YifB family Mg chelatase-like AAA ATPase — MLVKVYGSAVFGIEATTITVEVNIDKGIGYHLVGLPDNAVRESSYRISAALNNNNYKLPGKKIIINMAPADIRKEGASYDLTLAVGILAASAQIKSDHIDEYIIMGELSLDGSLQPIRGALPIAIKAREEGYKYLILPKENAKEAAIVDDLEVLGVENILEVINHFNDDKKIEPTIVDTRAEFYKNIDFPEFDFSDVKGQESIKRCMEIAAAGGHNIILIGPPGSGKTMLAKRLPSILPPMTLHEALETTKIHSVVGKIKKEGLLYQRPFRSPHHTISNVALVGGGQYPRPGEISLSHNGVLFLDELPEFKRDVLEVMRQPLEDREVTISRAKFTVTYPSSFMLVASMNPSPSGFFNDPNSPMTSSPQEMQRYLSKISGPLLDRIDIHIEVTPVPFAKLSEERKGESSVEIRKRVTASRELQSERFKDFENVHYNAQMSVKQIREFCKLSPESLTLLKTAMEKLNLSARAYDRILKVSRTIADLAATKDISPDHIAEAIQYRSLDRDGWLG, encoded by the coding sequence ATGCTTGTTAAAGTTTATGGCTCTGCCGTTTTTGGTATTGAGGCCACCACAATTACCGTAGAAGTAAATATTGATAAAGGAATTGGCTATCATTTGGTAGGTTTGCCCGATAATGCTGTTCGTGAAAGTTCGTATCGAATTTCTGCTGCACTAAATAACAATAATTACAAACTTCCCGGAAAGAAAATTATTATTAACATGGCTCCTGCCGATATTCGGAAAGAAGGTGCTTCTTATGATTTAACTTTAGCAGTTGGAATTTTAGCAGCATCAGCGCAAATAAAATCAGATCATATTGATGAATACATTATTATGGGCGAACTTTCTTTAGACGGAAGTTTACAGCCCATAAGAGGTGCCTTACCAATTGCCATAAAAGCAAGAGAAGAAGGTTACAAATATTTAATTCTTCCGAAGGAAAATGCCAAAGAAGCTGCCATTGTAGATGATTTAGAAGTGTTGGGGGTAGAAAATATCTTAGAAGTAATCAATCATTTTAATGATGATAAAAAAATTGAACCCACTATTGTTGATACAAGAGCTGAGTTTTATAAAAATATAGATTTCCCTGAATTTGATTTTTCTGATGTAAAAGGACAAGAATCTATTAAACGTTGTATGGAAATTGCCGCTGCAGGCGGACATAATATTATTTTAATTGGACCTCCAGGATCTGGAAAAACTATGTTAGCAAAAAGATTGCCGTCCATTTTACCACCAATGACTTTACATGAAGCGCTGGAGACTACAAAAATTCATTCTGTGGTTGGCAAAATAAAAAAAGAAGGTTTGCTATACCAACGTCCTTTTAGAAGCCCACATCATACGATTTCTAATGTCGCCTTGGTCGGCGGCGGTCAATACCCAAGACCTGGAGAAATTTCTTTGTCTCACAACGGCGTTTTATTTTTAGATGAATTACCAGAATTTAAGAGAGATGTTTTAGAAGTAATGCGTCAACCTTTAGAAGACAGAGAAGTTACTATTTCTCGTGCAAAATTTACAGTTACCTACCCAAGTAGTTTTATGTTGGTGGCAAGTATGAACCCGAGTCCGAGTGGTTTTTTTAATGACCCAAATAGCCCGATGACTTCCTCTCCACAAGAAATGCAACGTTATTTAAGTAAAATTTCCGGACCATTATTAGATAGAATAGACATTCATATAGAAGTTACTCCTGTTCCGTTTGCAAAACTATCAGAAGAACGAAAAGGAGAATCATCCGTAGAAATTAGAAAACGAGTAACCGCATCTAGAGAGTTACAATCTGAGCGTTTTAAAGATTTTGAAAACGTACATTATAATGCACAAATGAGTGTAAAACAGATTCGTGAATTTTGTAAGTTATCACCAGAAAGTTTAACGTTATTAAAAACGGCTATGGAAAAACTAAACCTTTCTGCTCGTGCTTATGACAGGATTTTAAAAGTTTCTAGAACAATTGCCGATTTAGCTGCCACTAAAGATATTTCTCCAGATCATATTGCTGAAGCCATACAATATAGAAGTTTAGATAGAGATGGTTGGTTGGGGTAA
- a CDS encoding type II toxin-antitoxin system RelE/ParE family toxin produces the protein MEIIWSVASEKSYLTKIEQLFDKWGIEFVEKFEFQVNQLLAKITKHNYFCPKSEYLDLHKCVINKYISLIYRINNHQKIEIVLLIFNKSEHIF, from the coding sequence GTGGAAATTATTTGGTCTGTTGCTTCCGAAAAATCTTACTTAACGAAAATTGAACAACTTTTTGATAAATGGGGAATTGAATTTGTCGAGAAATTTGAATTTCAAGTAAATCAATTGTTAGCTAAAATTACAAAACATAATTATTTTTGTCCAAAATCTGAGTATTTAGATTTACATAAATGTGTTATAAATAAATATATTTCTTTGATTTATAGAATTAATAATCATCAAAAAATTGAAATTGTTTTACTAATTTTTAATAAAAGTGAACACATTTTTTAA
- a CDS encoding phosphoenolpyruvate carboxylase — MNNLPKLDRFNENVLSKYQIYNSIFTTLPFDTIDDTGVLLPLLHKVCSKGFKLGKNPTEIVEHFFSKYQEEPTEKEKSDLLFRFIQFIERQVVLFDAVEDAAYPIVNNMDGFGTLRNSKELALLSNKKDELKAHLEDFKVRIVLTAHPTQFYPGSVLGIITDLDKAIQNDDLLLIRKLLAQLGKTPFYKKEKPSPFDEAVSLIWYLEHVFYHSVPKIYNYVQQHIYDGEPIENEIIELGFWPGGDRDGNPFVTTKITLDVAERLRQTILRNYYRDIRRLKRRYTFDGVQEIFARLEKRLYKHVVRSYTKVNFSQKILLEELYTAREIIVNEHQSLFVEELNDVINKVRIFGFHFATLDIRQDSRVHHHAFTQMVEDLLKSGDTTFPENYLRLSDAEQVEVLSVVKGSINPSILTDETSVKTIESIYALKEIQQRNGERGANRYIISNNQSALHVMQTFAMLNLCGFENELPVDVIPLFETVDDLENSEDVMRTLYSNKVYRHHVAKRKNKQTIMLGFSDGTKDGGYLMANWGIFKAKEALTRISREFDIEVIFFDGRGGPPARGGGKTHQFYASLGPTIEDKEIQLTIQGQTISSNFGTENSSQYNLEQLLSSGIKNDVFTKDQLNDKHRELINDMAATSYQTYVDFKNHDKFLPYLEKMSTLKYYAKTNIGSRPSKRGGSDKLDFSALRAIPFVGSWSQLKQNVPGFFGVGTALKKYEDAGRFEEVKEFYHASDFFRTLLENSMMSLTKSFFGLTSYMADDEEFGEFWKVIFTEYETTKRLLLKLTGESELMENFPVGKASIEVREQIVLPLLTIQQFALKKIQELQKTDGSAAEIEVYEKMVMRSLFGNINASRNSA; from the coding sequence ATGAACAATTTACCTAAGCTAGATAGATTTAATGAAAACGTACTGTCTAAATATCAGATTTACAACAGTATTTTCACAACGCTACCTTTTGACACCATAGACGATACGGGGGTTTTATTACCTCTTTTACATAAAGTATGTAGTAAAGGTTTTAAGTTAGGAAAAAACCCTACAGAAATTGTAGAGCACTTTTTTAGTAAATACCAAGAAGAACCTACAGAAAAAGAAAAATCGGATTTACTGTTCCGTTTTATTCAATTTATAGAACGACAAGTCGTTTTATTTGATGCCGTAGAAGACGCTGCCTACCCTATTGTAAATAATATGGATGGTTTTGGAACACTAAGAAACTCTAAAGAACTTGCGTTATTAAGTAACAAAAAAGACGAATTAAAAGCACATTTAGAAGACTTTAAAGTCCGTATTGTATTAACAGCGCATCCAACACAGTTTTATCCTGGATCTGTTTTAGGTATTATTACAGATTTAGACAAAGCAATACAAAATGACGACTTATTACTAATTAGAAAATTATTAGCACAATTAGGAAAAACGCCTTTCTATAAAAAAGAAAAGCCATCTCCTTTTGATGAAGCTGTAAGTTTAATTTGGTATTTAGAGCACGTATTTTATCATTCTGTACCAAAAATTTACAATTACGTTCAGCAACATATTTATGATGGTGAACCCATAGAAAATGAAATTATAGAGCTTGGTTTCTGGCCAGGTGGAGATAGAGATGGTAACCCATTTGTAACTACTAAAATTACGTTAGATGTTGCAGAAAGATTGCGTCAAACAATTTTAAGAAACTATTATAGAGACATTAGACGTTTAAAAAGACGTTATACTTTTGATGGGGTTCAAGAAATTTTTGCCAGACTAGAAAAAAGACTGTACAAGCATGTTGTAAGAAGCTATACCAAAGTTAACTTTTCTCAAAAAATATTATTAGAAGAATTATATACTGCAAGAGAAATTATTGTTAACGAACATCAATCTTTATTTGTAGAAGAATTAAATGATGTTATCAATAAAGTTAGAATCTTTGGTTTTCACTTTGCAACTTTAGATATTAGACAAGATAGTAGAGTACATCACCATGCGTTTACGCAAATGGTAGAAGACTTACTTAAATCTGGTGACACTACATTCCCAGAAAACTATTTAAGACTTTCTGATGCAGAACAAGTAGAAGTTTTATCTGTTGTAAAAGGAAGTATTAACCCAAGTATTTTAACCGATGAAACTTCTGTTAAAACCATAGAATCTATTTATGCGCTAAAAGAAATTCAGCAAAGAAATGGTGAGCGTGGAGCAAACCGTTACATTATTAGTAACAACCAAAGTGCTTTACACGTAATGCAAACTTTTGCAATGCTAAACTTATGTGGTTTCGAAAACGAATTACCAGTAGATGTTATTCCGCTTTTTGAAACTGTAGATGATTTAGAGAATTCAGAAGACGTAATGAGAACCTTATATTCTAATAAAGTATATAGACATCATGTTGCCAAAAGAAAAAACAAACAAACTATTATGTTAGGTTTTTCTGATGGAACAAAAGATGGTGGTTACTTAATGGCAAACTGGGGAATCTTTAAAGCAAAAGAAGCTTTAACAAGAATCTCTAGAGAATTTGATATTGAAGTAATTTTCTTTGACGGACGTGGTGGACCACCAGCACGTGGAGGAGGAAAAACACACCAATTTTATGCTTCTTTAGGCCCAACAATAGAGGATAAAGAGATACAATTAACTATACAAGGACAAACGATTAGTTCTAACTTTGGTACAGAAAACTCATCTCAATACAACTTAGAGCAATTATTAAGTTCTGGTATTAAAAATGATGTATTTACCAAAGATCAGTTAAACGATAAACATAGAGAACTAATAAATGATATGGCTGCAACAAGTTACCAAACTTATGTAGACTTTAAAAATCATGATAAATTCTTACCGTATTTAGAAAAAATGAGTACGTTAAAATACTACGCAAAAACCAATATTGGAAGTAGACCAAGTAAACGTGGTGGATCTGACAAATTAGACTTTTCTGCATTAAGAGCCATTCCTTTTGTAGGTAGCTGGAGTCAGTTAAAACAAAACGTACCAGGTTTCTTTGGTGTGGGTACTGCACTTAAAAAATATGAAGATGCTGGTAGATTTGAAGAAGTTAAAGAATTTTACCATGCTTCAGACTTCTTTAGAACTCTATTAGAAAATAGTATGATGAGTTTAACCAAATCTTTCTTTGGCTTAACTTCGTACATGGCAGATGATGAGGAATTTGGTGAATTTTGGAAAGTAATTTTTACAGAATACGAAACTACTAAAAGACTACTTTTAAAACTTACAGGAGAATCTGAATTAATGGAAAATTTCCCGGTAGGAAAAGCATCTATAGAAGTAAGAGAACAAATTGTATTGCCTTTATTAACAATACAGCAATTTGCTTTAAAGAAAATTCAAGAACTTCAAAAAACTGATGGTAGCGCAGCAGAAATTGAAGTGTATGAAAAAATGGTAATGCGTTCATTATTTGGTAATATTAATGCAAGTAGAAACTCTGCTTAA
- a CDS encoding type II toxin-antitoxin system RelE/ParE family toxin gives MVYNIVASPLANSTYLQNIEFLETYWSEKEVVSFITKVSDIVTILKASPQTFKKWEKNINIHQIEIVKQITLYYQITDNSVEFLLFFNNLQDPNELTEFL, from the coding sequence ATGGTGTATAATATTGTTGCATCACCTTTAGCGAATAGTACTTATTTACAAAATATAGAGTTTTTAGAAACCTATTGGTCAGAAAAAGAAGTTGTTAGTTTTATTACTAAAGTTTCAGATATAGTTACCATTTTAAAAGCGAGTCCTCAAACCTTTAAAAAATGGGAAAAGAACATCAATATTCATCAAATAGAAATTGTAAAACAGATTACATTATACTATCAAATAACAGATAATAGTGTTGAGTTTTTGCTATTTTTTAATAACCTACAAGACCCAAACGAATTAACCGAGTTCTTGTAA
- a CDS encoding DUF4230 domain-containing protein, whose amino-acid sequence MELIILGLIIGLGISYLISQRFSLSKKKNLVEKQSVILLDKIKKVSKLITVEGDFSEIYHHENTKENFWGFSSKKKAIVLIQAKAHIGFDFRKIKLEADTKKKEIILSDFPQPEVVSIECDIKFYDIKNGYLNKFDSEDFTTLNKEAKEHVLSKIPESNLIQLANKEALEAILLMENLVETIGWKLDYTALETNEEIKKIAPLKK is encoded by the coding sequence ATGGAGTTAATTATTTTAGGGTTGATTATTGGATTAGGAATTTCCTATTTAATATCACAACGATTTTCTTTATCAAAGAAAAAAAACTTAGTAGAAAAACAATCTGTTATTCTGTTAGATAAAATTAAAAAAGTATCTAAATTGATTACGGTAGAAGGTGATTTTTCTGAGATTTATCATCATGAAAACACCAAAGAAAACTTTTGGGGATTTAGCAGTAAGAAAAAAGCGATTGTTTTAATACAAGCAAAAGCACACATTGGGTTCGATTTTAGAAAAATTAAATTGGAAGCGGATACTAAAAAAAAGGAAATCATTTTATCAGATTTTCCACAACCAGAAGTGGTTTCTATTGAATGTGATATTAAGTTTTACGATATAAAAAATGGCTATTTAAATAAATTTGATTCAGAAGATTTTACTACTTTAAATAAAGAGGCAAAAGAGCATGTGCTTAGTAAAATACCAGAAAGTAACTTAATTCAATTGGCTAACAAAGAAGCTTTAGAAGCTATTTTATTAATGGAGAATTTGGTAGAAACTATTGGCTGGAAGTTAGATTATACCGCTTTAGAAACGAATGAAGAAATTAAAAAAATAGCACCTTTAAAAAAATAG
- a CDS encoding DMT family transporter has protein sequence MKSSKAIFYMIFSVIAFSLMNTVVKYLNDFSAYQIVFFRSIGTLFFTVPLILKAKIPFLGNNKKLLLIRGLAGVISLTSFFQALNYLAIGTAVSLRYTSPIFAAILAIIFLKEKIKPVQWFLFLLAFAGVLIIKGFGVDVNSIGILLVLLSAISLGVIFVVIRKIGDTENPLVIINYFMVMAFVFGGIMSINHWKNPNLIEWLLLLSLGVFGYVGQIYMTKALQSHETNVIAPLKYLEVVFMIAIGAFWFGEIYNLWTLLGVFLIMFGLLYNIYLKRKRS, from the coding sequence ATGAAAAGCTCAAAGGCAATATTTTATATGATTTTTAGTGTCATTGCGTTTTCACTAATGAATACAGTTGTAAAATACTTAAATGATTTTAGTGCGTATCAAATTGTGTTTTTTAGATCTATTGGTACGTTATTTTTTACGGTACCATTAATTTTAAAAGCGAAGATTCCTTTTCTGGGTAACAATAAAAAGTTATTGTTAATTAGAGGTTTGGCGGGCGTAATTTCATTAACCAGTTTTTTTCAGGCTTTAAATTATTTAGCAATTGGTACGGCAGTCTCGTTAAGATATACTTCTCCTATTTTTGCTGCTATTTTAGCAATTATTTTCTTAAAAGAAAAAATAAAACCAGTTCAATGGTTTTTATTTTTATTAGCATTCGCAGGAGTATTAATTATTAAAGGATTTGGTGTAGATGTAAATTCTATTGGAATACTATTAGTTCTTTTGTCTGCAATTTCATTAGGGGTAATTTTTGTGGTAATTCGTAAAATAGGAGATACAGAAAATCCATTAGTAATTATCAATTACTTTATGGTAATGGCTTTTGTATTTGGAGGAATTATGTCTATCAATCACTGGAAGAACCCAAATTTAATAGAGTGGTTATTGTTATTGAGTCTAGGTGTTTTTGGCTATGTTGGTCAGATATATATGACCAAGGCATTACAATCTCATGAAACAAATGTAATTGCTCCTTTAAAGTATTTAGAAGTGGTTTTTATGATTGCTATTGGTGCATTTTGGTTTGGAGAAATCTATAATTTATGGACTTTACTTGGCGTCTTTTTAATTATGTTTGGTTTGCTTTATAATATCTATTTAAAACGAAAACGTAGTTAA